A stretch of the Serratia marcescens genome encodes the following:
- a CDS encoding DedA family protein — translation MTDLAHYITDYGYWALFIGCLAEGETITLLGGIAAHEGLLHWPWVIAVVALGGTLGDQLLYFTGRRFEGRVISRLKGQEKRIARARRLIARHPMLFVIGVRFMYGFRIIGPVLIGASRLPPSRFVPLNILGAILWATIFVMLGYFGGQAIESFFTGFNKKLSSLLFVALAIAAILLVRFWWRKRHAE, via the coding sequence ATGACCGATTTGGCCCACTACATTACGGACTACGGCTACTGGGCGTTGTTTATCGGCTGCCTGGCTGAGGGAGAAACCATCACGCTGCTGGGCGGGATCGCCGCCCACGAAGGGCTGCTGCACTGGCCGTGGGTGATCGCGGTGGTGGCGCTCGGCGGCACGTTGGGGGATCAGCTGCTGTACTTCACCGGCCGCCGGTTCGAGGGCCGGGTCATCTCGCGGCTCAAAGGGCAGGAAAAGCGCATCGCGCGCGCCAGAAGGCTGATCGCTCGCCACCCGATGCTGTTCGTTATCGGGGTGCGCTTTATGTACGGCTTCCGCATCATCGGCCCGGTGCTGATCGGCGCCAGCCGCCTGCCGCCGTCGCGCTTTGTGCCGCTCAACATCCTCGGCGCCATTCTGTGGGCGACGATCTTCGTCATGCTCGGCTATTTTGGTGGCCAGGCGATCGAAAGCTTCTTTACCGGCTTCAATAAAAAACTTTCCAGCCTGCTGTTTGTCGCACTGGCGATCGCCGCCATCCTGCTGGTGCGCTTCTGGTGGCGCAAACGCCACGCGGAATAA
- a CDS encoding DJ-1/PfpI family protein, with protein sequence MSEPLVIVFPIYQGVTQLDFTGPLQFLRHMPGAEIIVASVDGADVESEGLHFTQLRPLPEIARCDVLCVPGGSGCTQALQDEAFMRQIRRLGADARYLTSVCTGSLILAAAGLLPGKRAACHWSMRDSLKLFGAIPSAARVERDGNVISGGGVTAGIDFALALIAELHGEDTAQTIQLYLEYAPAPPFTGGTPELAPPHIYAKVQAQMADSLARRRALVAQIAQG encoded by the coding sequence ATGTCTGAACCACTCGTGATTGTATTTCCCATCTATCAAGGCGTCACCCAGCTCGACTTCACCGGCCCGCTGCAGTTTCTGCGCCACATGCCGGGCGCGGAAATCATCGTCGCTTCGGTAGACGGCGCGGATGTCGAATCGGAAGGCTTGCACTTCACCCAGCTGCGCCCGCTGCCGGAGATCGCGCGCTGCGACGTGCTGTGCGTGCCGGGCGGCAGCGGCTGCACCCAGGCGCTGCAGGATGAAGCGTTCATGCGGCAAATCCGGCGGTTGGGCGCCGATGCACGCTACCTGACTTCGGTGTGCACCGGTTCGCTGATCCTGGCCGCCGCCGGCTTGCTGCCGGGCAAACGCGCCGCCTGCCACTGGTCGATGCGCGACAGCCTGAAGCTGTTCGGCGCCATCCCCAGCGCGGCTCGCGTAGAGCGCGACGGCAACGTGATCAGCGGCGGCGGCGTCACCGCCGGCATCGACTTTGCGCTGGCGCTGATCGCCGAACTGCACGGCGAAGACACCGCCCAGACGATCCAGCTTTATCTGGAATACGCCCCGGCCCCGCCGTTCACGGGCGGCACGCCGGAACTGGCCCCGCCGCACATTTACGCCAAGGTACAGGCACAAATGGCGGACAGCCTGGCGCGGCGCAGAGCGTTGGTGGCCCAGATCGCCCAAGGCTAG
- a CDS encoding GlxA family transcriptional regulator — MKTIGFVVFPGFNLLDFAGPLAAFDNVSQFTDPPAYRCVAISPQGGMVASSAGVEIATQPCGDERFDTLVVAGGSGNVMAAQSPALVAFLTTHSRRARRIASVCTGAFILAACDLLDGKRATTHWYHAARLQQSYPRIRVDSNRIFIRDGDIWTSAGISAGIDLALALIEDDLGATMAAAVARQLVVYHRRPGGQSQYSLLLALNPSSDRMRAALSYAREHLHLPLSVADLADAACLSERQFGRLFRAETGQTPAKVIEQLRVEAARVRIEESAEPLEAIARSVGFSDPERMRRAFIRVFGLSPQAIRRLGRAG; from the coding sequence ATGAAAACGATCGGTTTTGTGGTTTTCCCCGGTTTCAACCTGCTGGACTTTGCCGGCCCGCTGGCGGCGTTCGATAACGTCAGCCAGTTTACCGATCCGCCGGCCTACCGCTGCGTGGCGATCTCGCCGCAGGGTGGGATGGTCGCCAGCTCGGCCGGGGTGGAGATCGCCACGCAGCCGTGCGGCGATGAGCGTTTCGATACGCTGGTGGTGGCCGGCGGCAGCGGCAATGTGATGGCGGCCCAGTCGCCGGCGCTGGTGGCGTTTCTGACCACCCACAGCCGGCGAGCGCGGCGCATCGCCAGCGTGTGCACCGGCGCGTTTATTCTGGCGGCCTGTGATTTGCTGGACGGTAAACGCGCCACCACCCACTGGTATCACGCGGCGCGGCTGCAGCAGAGTTATCCGCGCATCCGCGTCGACAGCAACCGTATCTTCATTCGCGACGGCGATATCTGGACCTCGGCCGGCATCAGCGCCGGCATCGATCTGGCGTTGGCGCTGATCGAGGACGATCTGGGCGCCACGATGGCGGCGGCCGTGGCGCGGCAGCTGGTGGTCTATCACCGGCGCCCCGGCGGGCAGTCGCAGTACTCGCTTTTGCTGGCGCTGAACCCGTCGTCGGATCGCATGCGCGCCGCGCTGTCGTACGCGCGTGAGCACTTGCACCTGCCGCTGTCGGTGGCGGATCTGGCCGACGCCGCCTGCCTGAGCGAGCGCCAGTTCGGTCGGCTGTTCCGCGCCGAAACCGGGCAGACGCCGGCCAAGGTGATTGAACAGCTGCGGGTGGAGGCGGCCAGGGTGCGCATCGAAGAGAGCGCCGAGCCGCTGGAGGCGATCGCCCGCTCGGTGGGATTCAGCGATCCGGAGCGCATGAGGCGGGCGTTTATCCGGGTATTTGGCCTGTCGCCACAGGCGATCCGCCGGCTCGGCCGCGCGGGATAA
- a CDS encoding adenosylhomocysteinase has product MYQDFESELNWAMRHMPRTRAAVAALPDLHGVRLACNMHLDLKMAPLVAGLLDKGAAIFLTTCNPTTVQNDVVAWLERRGAQAYAWRDMNAGEWSESFDRALAWQPTHLCEMGADLTTRLHQSPSGPQIVAGLEATGSGINRLNGVAPRYPIFNWDDLPVKEGLHNRHMVGLTAWHTFFQTTHLTLHEKRVLVIGYGLVGQGTAAAARAYGGQVMVAEIDPARALQARYDGWQVVDLASAVAQADVIATATGAKNVLSAQHLQQAQDGVFILNVGHVAEEIDVGFLQGLPHHEPMPYVNAYQLNEKTVYLLANGSMFNLTAGYGDSLNAFDVTLAVMAAGIGHIVGAGARQTPGLYLLPQSAWQPAL; this is encoded by the coding sequence ATGTATCAGGATTTCGAGAGCGAATTGAACTGGGCGATGCGCCATATGCCGCGCACCCGGGCGGCGGTGGCGGCGTTGCCGGACCTGCACGGGGTACGGCTGGCGTGCAATATGCACCTGGATCTGAAAATGGCGCCGCTGGTGGCCGGCCTGCTGGACAAGGGCGCGGCGATCTTTCTGACCACCTGCAATCCCACCACGGTGCAGAACGATGTGGTGGCCTGGCTGGAACGGCGGGGTGCGCAGGCCTATGCCTGGCGTGACATGAACGCGGGCGAATGGTCGGAATCTTTCGACCGCGCGCTGGCCTGGCAGCCGACTCACCTGTGCGAAATGGGGGCGGACTTGACCACCCGTTTGCACCAATCGCCGAGCGGCCCGCAGATCGTCGCCGGGCTGGAGGCCACCGGATCGGGCATCAACCGTTTGAACGGCGTGGCGCCGCGCTACCCGATCTTCAACTGGGACGATCTGCCGGTGAAAGAGGGGCTGCACAATCGGCATATGGTTGGGCTGACCGCCTGGCACACCTTCTTCCAGACCACCCATTTGACGCTGCACGAAAAGCGCGTGCTGGTGATCGGCTACGGCCTGGTCGGGCAGGGGACGGCGGCGGCGGCCAGGGCTTACGGCGGCCAGGTGATGGTGGCAGAAATCGATCCGGCGCGCGCGCTGCAGGCGCGTTATGACGGCTGGCAGGTGGTGGATCTGGCGAGCGCCGTCGCGCAGGCGGACGTGATCGCCACCGCGACCGGCGCGAAAAACGTGCTCTCGGCGCAGCATTTGCAGCAGGCGCAGGACGGCGTGTTTATCCTCAACGTCGGCCACGTGGCGGAAGAGATCGACGTCGGCTTCCTGCAAGGCCTGCCGCACCACGAGCCGATGCCTTATGTGAACGCTTACCAACTCAATGAGAAGACGGTCTATTTGCTGGCCAACGGTTCGATGTTCAACCTGACCGCCGGCTACGGCGACAGCCTCAACGCCTTCGACGTGACGCTGGCGGTGATGGCGGCCGGCATCGGCCATATCGTCGGCGCGGGAGCGCGGCAAACGCCGGGGCTGTACCTGCTGCCGCAGTCGGCCTGGCAGCCGGCGCTGTAA
- the pbpG gene encoding D-alanyl-D-alanine endopeptidase, with protein MPVKIRVLVLTLLALQAGAGFAPRALASDNAAALHATQPELASGSAMVVDMQTHKVMYARNPDEVVPIASITKLMTAMVTLDAHLPLDEMLAVDIHQTPEMKGVYSRVRLNSEISRKDMLLLALMSSENRAAASLAHHYPGGYNAFIKAMNAKAKALGMTNTHYVEPTGLSIHNVSTARDLTKLLIATKQYPLIGQLSTTTERMASFKDPNYTLPFRNTNHLVYNPKWNIQLTKTGFTNQAGHCLAMRTVIGNRSVSLVVLDAFGKYTHFADANRLRSWIETGKVTPIPAAARDYRRQKDASLAKNTTE; from the coding sequence ATGCCTGTGAAAATACGTGTTTTGGTTCTGACCCTGCTCGCTTTGCAGGCGGGCGCAGGCTTTGCGCCGCGCGCGCTGGCCAGCGACAACGCCGCCGCCCTGCACGCCACCCAGCCGGAGCTGGCCTCCGGCAGCGCGATGGTTGTCGATATGCAAACCCATAAGGTGATGTACGCGCGCAACCCGGATGAGGTGGTGCCGATCGCCTCGATCACCAAGCTGATGACCGCCATGGTCACGCTGGACGCGCACCTGCCGCTCGACGAGATGCTGGCGGTGGATATCCACCAGACGCCGGAGATGAAAGGGGTGTATTCGCGGGTGCGGCTGAACAGCGAAATCAGCCGTAAGGATATGCTGCTGCTGGCGCTGATGTCGTCGGAAAACCGCGCCGCCGCCAGCCTGGCGCACCACTATCCGGGGGGCTACAACGCCTTTATCAAAGCGATGAACGCCAAGGCCAAGGCGCTGGGCATGACCAATACCCATTATGTGGAACCGACCGGGCTCTCTATTCATAACGTGTCGACGGCGCGCGATCTGACCAAGCTGCTGATCGCCACCAAACAATACCCGTTGATTGGCCAGCTCAGCACCACCACCGAGCGCATGGCCAGCTTCAAAGATCCGAACTATACGCTGCCGTTCCGCAACACCAACCATCTGGTGTATAACCCGAAATGGAATATCCAGCTGACCAAAACCGGCTTCACCAACCAGGCGGGCCACTGCCTGGCGATGCGTACGGTAATCGGTAACCGCTCGGTGTCGCTGGTGGTGCTGGACGCCTTCGGTAAATATACCCACTTCGCCGACGCCAACCGGCTGCGCAGCTGGATCGAAACCGGCAAGGTTACGCCGATTCCGGCCGCCGCCCGCGACTATCGTCGCCAAAAAGACGCCAGCCTGGCGAAAAACACCACCGAATGA
- a CDS encoding GNAT family N-acetyltransferase, translating into MSIIHRLAQPDDLNGLLALYRELRPQDAPLRTDDARRTLQRLLDDPAIRLVVAADEEQPIATCMLALIPGLAHQARPFGVIEHVVTAEPYRGHGVALAMIEYALQLAWRKGCYKVMLLSGQQRTGAHQLYLKAGFDGDRERGFVIRRPEGR; encoded by the coding sequence ATGAGCATCATTCATCGCCTGGCGCAGCCGGACGATCTCAACGGCCTGTTGGCTCTGTATCGCGAGCTGCGCCCGCAGGACGCGCCGCTGCGCACCGACGACGCGCGCCGCACCCTGCAGCGCCTGCTGGACGATCCGGCTATCCGTCTGGTGGTGGCGGCGGACGAGGAACAACCGATCGCCACCTGCATGCTGGCGCTGATCCCGGGGCTGGCGCATCAGGCGCGACCGTTCGGCGTCATCGAGCACGTGGTGACGGCGGAGCCCTATCGCGGCCACGGCGTGGCGCTCGCAATGATCGAATACGCGCTGCAGCTGGCCTGGCGCAAGGGCTGTTACAAGGTGATGCTGCTGTCGGGGCAGCAACGCACCGGCGCGCACCAGCTTTATCTCAAAGCGGGTTTCGACGGCGATCGCGAGCGGGGATTTGTCATCAGGCGGCCCGAGGGCCGATAG
- a CDS encoding VOC family protein: protein MSQVSTFVMFQGEAQQAIDLYSQVFARFRLMQVQHYDPTPDGRRLIKHATIDFDRQNLVFIDSPISHDFSFTPAVSLFINLPNEEALEQAFHRLAEGGKVLMPLDDYGFSARFGWLSDRFGLSWQLNVPAGDLP from the coding sequence ATGAGTCAGGTTTCGACCTTTGTCATGTTCCAGGGGGAGGCGCAGCAGGCGATCGACCTCTACAGCCAGGTGTTTGCGCGTTTTCGGCTCATGCAGGTGCAGCATTACGACCCGACGCCGGACGGCCGGCGGCTGATCAAGCATGCCACCATCGATTTCGACCGGCAGAATCTGGTGTTTATCGACAGCCCGATCAGCCATGATTTCAGCTTCACCCCGGCGGTATCGCTGTTCATCAATCTGCCTAACGAAGAGGCGCTGGAGCAGGCTTTCCACCGCCTGGCGGAGGGCGGCAAGGTGCTGATGCCGCTCGACGACTACGGCTTCAGCGCTCGCTTCGGCTGGCTCAGCGATCGCTTTGGGCTTTCCTGGCAGCTCAATGTGCCGGCGGGGGATCTGCCCTGA
- a CDS encoding alpha/beta fold hydrolase, whose product MIDFDRYVEQAKSYGEWPGAQVGTSSGRVEGLSYRLYRQTAESEEVILVYHGGGVNSAAGYDILARQLAAEPTFAVCLVDIRGHGDSSGERGTVERPERIWRDVDVMLAEMRLRFPLARRHLLGHSSGAGMLLNYLTRYPCEQQADSLILLAPELGPFSGMARDLPAAARFAQVRQWPFVANALSGGRWFGQSRAVSLNFPPAVLAAAPDFVCQYSVNMANALTPRTPAKQLAALRLPTLLLAAAQDELFSAQSLQRFVEQHGSVHVAFGLLESSTHLSCVFAAHGHVLRYLSRVFAIASDGNVPT is encoded by the coding sequence TTGATTGATTTTGACCGCTATGTTGAGCAAGCAAAGTCTTACGGTGAGTGGCCGGGGGCACAGGTGGGCACGTCGTCCGGCCGCGTTGAGGGATTGAGCTATCGCCTGTATCGGCAAACTGCCGAGAGCGAAGAGGTGATCCTGGTTTATCACGGCGGCGGGGTTAACAGCGCCGCAGGGTATGACATTCTTGCACGCCAGTTGGCCGCCGAGCCAACGTTCGCGGTGTGCCTGGTCGATATTCGCGGGCATGGCGACTCCTCGGGAGAGCGGGGGACGGTTGAGCGGCCTGAGCGTATTTGGCGCGATGTCGATGTCATGCTGGCGGAAATGCGCCTGCGTTTTCCGTTGGCGCGCAGACACCTGCTTGGCCATTCCAGTGGCGCCGGAATGTTGCTCAACTACTTGACCCGCTATCCTTGCGAACAGCAGGCGGACAGCCTGATCCTGCTGGCGCCCGAGCTGGGGCCATTTTCCGGGATGGCCCGCGATCTGCCGGCGGCGGCCCGTTTCGCCCAGGTGCGCCAATGGCCTTTTGTGGCCAATGCGCTGAGCGGCGGGCGGTGGTTTGGGCAATCCCGGGCGGTCAGCCTGAATTTTCCCCCGGCCGTGCTGGCCGCCGCACCCGATTTTGTCTGCCAATACAGCGTTAATATGGCTAACGCCTTGACGCCACGCACGCCGGCAAAGCAACTGGCGGCGCTGCGATTGCCGACTTTGTTGCTGGCGGCGGCGCAAGACGAGCTGTTCAGCGCGCAATCGCTGCAGCGTTTCGTCGAACAGCATGGCAGCGTGCATGTTGCCTTTGGCTTGCTTGAGAGCAGTACGCATTTATCGTGCGTCTTTGCGGCCCACGGTCATGTCCTGCGCTACCTCTCGCGCGTATTCGCTATCGCGTCTGATGGAAACGTCCCTACGTAG
- a CDS encoding TauD/TfdA family dioxygenase, which translates to MDKEVFFSPCPKQYTPSAKSGNISENLLVGISSLIGEPYSMYFEGKELINNLIPKREAKKEYTGLGFDVELDFHIENAALKHLEQFNVSPMGLLLAGVRRDPHSPMTRISDSRLAIAQLSREDVETLASPLYSIKLPYRWRQSTQAGREETALVPLISQNHVLPDVSAVFYPGMIAASTPRAEAALERFYGLVKENAIGIDICPGDLVYIDNRFALHSRDKFTPSFDERDTPLRWVQRVFISASLWNHRNLNQVEERIFSI; encoded by the coding sequence GTGGATAAAGAAGTGTTCTTTTCCCCTTGCCCGAAACAATACACGCCTTCGGCCAAATCCGGTAATATCAGCGAAAACCTGTTGGTGGGTATTTCTTCGTTAATCGGCGAGCCCTATTCGATGTATTTCGAGGGGAAGGAACTGATTAATAATCTGATCCCCAAACGCGAAGCCAAAAAAGAATATACCGGTCTGGGGTTCGATGTTGAACTGGATTTCCATATTGAAAATGCAGCGCTGAAACACCTGGAGCAGTTCAACGTCTCGCCAATGGGCCTGCTGCTGGCCGGCGTGCGCCGCGATCCGCACAGCCCGATGACGCGCATCTCCGATTCGCGTCTGGCGATCGCTCAACTGAGCCGCGAGGACGTCGAAACGCTGGCCAGCCCGCTGTACAGCATCAAGCTGCCCTACCGTTGGCGCCAGTCCACCCAGGCCGGGCGCGAAGAAACCGCGCTGGTGCCTTTGATTTCGCAAAATCACGTATTGCCGGATGTGAGCGCCGTCTTTTATCCCGGCATGATTGCGGCCAGCACGCCACGAGCGGAAGCCGCGCTGGAGCGTTTCTACGGGTTGGTGAAAGAAAACGCCATCGGTATCGATATTTGCCCGGGCGATTTGGTGTATATCGATAACCGCTTTGCGCTGCATTCGCGCGATAAATTCACGCCTTCTTTCGATGAAAGAGATACGCCGTTGCGCTGGGTGCAACGCGTCTTCATCTCGGCAAGTTTGTGGAATCACCGCAACCTCAATCAGGTTGAAGAGCGCATTTTCTCGATTTAA
- a CDS encoding AEC family transporter produces MLNVFLSILPIFLLIVLGYCSKLYVKDVAVFWGFSDKFVYYLFFPALLILDISEADFSGADSFYPVVATIVSTLAIALIIFVGKLFFNTSADLFTSIFQGGVRYNSYVFIALSQSLFGSEGVALSGFFVAYMIILTNIMSVLVMNHYGTGSKKSLSGALLALTKNPLIIGALFGVLMNLCNLHITGALKQLFVYLSNAATPLSLMSVGAGLIVSMHIRKLVSISYATVLKLVAMPLITIALVHYFGATGVPASIAILYSAVPCAGNAYILARQMGGDHEAMASIITWTTLLSVITVTFILGSVAL; encoded by the coding sequence ATGCTGAACGTTTTTCTTTCTATATTGCCGATTTTTTTGTTAATCGTGCTGGGTTATTGTTCGAAACTCTATGTTAAAGACGTCGCCGTATTTTGGGGCTTCTCAGACAAATTCGTTTATTACCTGTTTTTTCCGGCGCTGTTGATATTGGATATCAGCGAGGCGGATTTTAGCGGCGCGGACAGCTTTTATCCCGTTGTGGCGACCATTGTTTCCACGCTGGCCATCGCGTTGATTATTTTCGTTGGCAAACTGTTCTTCAATACGTCGGCCGATCTGTTTACCTCCATTTTTCAGGGCGGAGTCAGATACAACTCTTATGTATTCATCGCGCTGTCGCAATCGCTGTTCGGCAGCGAGGGGGTGGCGCTGTCCGGTTTCTTCGTGGCGTACATGATCATTCTGACCAACATCATGAGCGTGTTGGTGATGAACCACTACGGCACCGGCAGCAAGAAAAGCCTGAGCGGTGCGCTGCTGGCGCTGACGAAAAACCCGCTGATCATCGGCGCGCTATTCGGGGTGCTGATGAACCTGTGCAACCTGCACATCACCGGCGCGCTTAAACAGCTGTTCGTTTATCTCTCCAACGCCGCCACGCCGCTGAGCCTGATGTCGGTCGGCGCAGGGTTGATCGTCAGCATGCATATCCGCAAGCTGGTTTCCATCTCTTATGCGACCGTGCTGAAACTGGTGGCCATGCCGCTGATTACCATTGCGCTGGTGCACTATTTCGGCGCCACCGGCGTGCCGGCCAGCATCGCCATTCTCTACTCCGCCGTGCCTTGCGCCGGCAACGCCTATATTCTGGCGCGGCAAATGGGGGGCGATCATGAAGCGATGGCCTCCATCATCACCTGGACGACGCTGCTGTCGGTGATTACCGTGACGTTCATCCTGGGCAGCGTAGCGCTCTAA
- a CDS encoding DUF808 domain-containing protein has product MAGSSLLTLIDDIASLLDDVSLMSKMAAKKTAGVLGDDLALNAQQVTGVKADRELPVVWNVAKGSLINKAILVPLALLISAFAPWAITPLLMVGGAYLCYEGFEKVFHSLSHGKAAQEEKSDGPGANEDAAAYEKRKVKGAIRTDFVLSAEIIAITLGTVAGATFSQQVIVLCGIAVVMTLGVYGIVAGIVRLDDLGLYLSRKSSAVARSLGSGIVRAAPYLMKTLSIVGTIAMFMVGGGILTHGLPPVHHLFEDWASYTTVVPTFGHLLQGVVPALLNVAFGLVAGGVVLAVVSALGAVRARFKA; this is encoded by the coding sequence TTGGCAGGAAGTAGCTTACTTACCCTTATCGACGACATCGCCTCGTTGTTGGACGACGTCTCGTTAATGAGCAAGATGGCGGCGAAAAAAACCGCCGGGGTGCTGGGGGACGATCTGGCGCTCAACGCGCAGCAGGTCACCGGCGTTAAAGCCGACCGCGAGCTGCCGGTGGTGTGGAACGTCGCCAAAGGCTCGTTGATCAACAAGGCAATCCTGGTGCCGCTGGCGCTGCTGATCAGCGCTTTTGCACCCTGGGCGATTACGCCGCTGCTGATGGTGGGCGGCGCCTACCTGTGCTACGAAGGGTTCGAAAAGGTGTTTCACAGCCTGAGCCACGGCAAGGCGGCACAGGAAGAAAAATCGGACGGTCCCGGCGCCAATGAGGATGCCGCGGCCTATGAGAAACGTAAGGTGAAAGGCGCAATACGCACCGACTTCGTGCTCTCCGCCGAGATTATCGCCATCACCTTGGGCACGGTCGCCGGCGCCACCTTCAGCCAGCAGGTGATCGTCTTGTGCGGCATCGCCGTCGTGATGACGCTTGGCGTGTACGGCATCGTCGCCGGCATCGTCCGGCTGGACGATCTGGGGCTGTATCTGAGCCGTAAAAGCAGCGCGGTGGCACGCTCCCTCGGCAGCGGCATCGTGCGTGCCGCGCCTTATCTGATGAAGACGCTGTCGATCGTCGGCACCATTGCCATGTTTATGGTCGGTGGCGGCATCCTGACCCACGGCCTGCCGCCGGTGCATCATCTGTTCGAAGACTGGGCTTCGTACACCACCGTGGTGCCGACGTTTGGCCATCTTTTGCAGGGAGTGGTTCCGGCTCTGCTGAACGTGGCGTTCGGGCTGGTGGCCGGCGGCGTGGTGCTGGCGGTGGTGTCGGCGCTGGGGGCGGTGCGCGCGCGTTTCAAGGCATGA
- a CDS encoding membrane protein: MKIILWIVAIIFIVGLLTITGVLKLIF, encoded by the coding sequence ATGAAAATTATTCTGTGGATTGTCGCCATCATCTTTATCGTGGGTTTGTTGACGATTACCGGCGTTCTCAAACTGATCTTTTAA
- a CDS encoding GNAT family N-acetyltransferase — MTLSAPVLSLLDATPDDMAAVLRIYTHHVLYGAASFEEQPPALAEMQLRRSKVQEAGLPWLVAKSEGRIVGYCYATPYRPRPAYRFTVEDSVYIAEGQQGKGVGKALLSALIARCEQGPWRQMLAIVGDSAANRGSLALHQSLGFTSVGTLKAVGFKLGEWRDTHIMQRALGAGDNRHP; from the coding sequence ATGACGCTCTCCGCTCCCGTACTCAGCCTCCTCGATGCCACGCCGGACGATATGGCCGCCGTGCTGCGCATTTACACCCACCACGTGCTGTACGGTGCCGCCTCGTTTGAAGAACAGCCGCCGGCCTTGGCGGAAATGCAACTGCGGCGGAGCAAGGTGCAAGAAGCCGGGCTGCCCTGGCTGGTGGCGAAAAGCGAAGGCCGTATTGTGGGTTACTGCTATGCCACGCCGTATCGCCCCCGGCCGGCCTATCGTTTTACCGTGGAAGACTCGGTATATATCGCCGAGGGGCAACAGGGCAAAGGCGTCGGCAAGGCGCTGCTGAGCGCGCTGATCGCCCGCTGCGAGCAAGGCCCCTGGCGCCAGATGCTGGCGATCGTCGGCGATTCCGCCGCCAACCGCGGTTCGCTGGCGCTGCACCAGTCGCTCGGCTTTACCAGCGTAGGGACGTTAAAGGCCGTGGGGTTCAAACTGGGGGAATGGCGCGACACCCACATCATGCAGCGCGCGCTGGGCGCGGGCGACAATCGGCATCCCTGA
- a CDS encoding MetQ/NlpA family lipoprotein, protein MTLRWRITPLAAAFAAVLALQGCDQKTDQNHIKVGVINGAEQDVAEVARQVAKEKYGLDVELVGFSGSLLPNDATDKGELDANVFQHRPFLEQQNKDHGYKLVAVGNTFVFPMAGYSKKIKSLKELPDGAVIAIPLDPTNLGRALLLLEKTGLITLKQGKGLLPTALDISANPHHYQIMELEGAQLPHVLDDPKITVAVISTTYINQTGLTPTKDGIFIEDKDSPYTNIIVTREDNKDAPNVQNFIKAYESDEVAKAAEKIFNGGAVKGW, encoded by the coding sequence ATGACCTTACGCTGGCGTATCACCCCTCTGGCGGCGGCCTTCGCCGCCGTATTGGCGCTTCAGGGCTGCGATCAAAAAACCGATCAGAATCATATCAAGGTCGGCGTCATCAACGGCGCGGAACAGGACGTGGCGGAAGTCGCCAGACAGGTGGCGAAAGAGAAATACGGGCTGGACGTCGAGCTGGTCGGCTTTAGCGGTTCACTGCTGCCGAACGACGCCACCGACAAAGGCGAACTGGACGCCAACGTGTTCCAGCACCGCCCGTTCCTCGAACAACAAAACAAAGATCACGGCTATAAGCTGGTGGCGGTCGGCAATACCTTTGTCTTCCCGATGGCCGGCTACTCGAAAAAGATAAAATCGCTCAAAGAGCTGCCGGACGGCGCGGTGATCGCCATCCCGCTCGATCCGACCAACCTGGGGCGCGCCCTGCTGCTGCTGGAAAAAACCGGATTGATTACGCTGAAGCAAGGCAAGGGGTTGTTGCCTACCGCCCTGGACATCAGCGCCAACCCGCACCACTACCAAATCATGGAGCTGGAAGGCGCCCAACTGCCGCACGTGCTGGACGATCCGAAAATCACCGTCGCCGTCATCAGCACCACCTACATCAACCAGACCGGTCTGACGCCGACCAAAGACGGCATCTTCATCGAAGATAAGGACTCGCCGTACACCAACATCATCGTTACCCGCGAAGACAACAAGGACGCGCCGAACGTGCAGAACTTCATCAAGGCCTATGAGTCTGACGAAGTGGCCAAAGCCGCCGAGAAAATCTTCAACGGCGGCGCGGTAAAAGGCTGGTAA